A part of Lolium rigidum isolate FL_2022 unplaced genomic scaffold, APGP_CSIRO_Lrig_0.1 contig_7894_1, whole genome shotgun sequence genomic DNA contains:
- the LOC124682267 gene encoding AAA-ATPase At3g28580-like, producing the protein MEMVLDWRSVGSLIATVMVFRTAMRDFVPPEAEQWLRRFLARVAAAFRAPTATILIYEADGAAVTGVANDLYDAGQLYLGARCLAAAPAVRLYKPRGGSSTVASLPDAHTAHDTWKGVTVKWTSTARPVDVYRGGQGPSGGGVHRSLELQFVRQHRDFVHDSYIPHVMDEATRVRLTSRERRLYTNGEEYQRLWTSHAFSHPSTFDTLAVDPALREEIRADLLRFASRREHYARVGRAWKRGYLLHGPPGTGKTSLVAAIANLLMFDVYDLELTTVATNSHLRRLLVSTTPKSVVVVEDIDCSLDLSDRRKKGGGSIVDQDDDDNNAAIGREESISLSGVLNFVDGLWSSCVGERLIIFTTNHPERLDPALVRPGRMDRKIELGYCSPAALRVLAKNYLGVGEDTDDEVNGLMAQAEGLLAADDDVRITPADIGEVFMGCDGAGASAALRKLVGELRRRRDHAPAPAVDALAAAETME; encoded by the coding sequence ATGGAGATGGTCCTGGACTGGCGCTCGGTGGGCTCGCTGATCGCGACGGTCATGGTGTTCCGGACGGCCATGCGGGACTTCGTCCCGCCGGAGGCCGAGCAGTGGCTACGCCGCTTCCTGGCGCGGGTCGCCGCCGCGTTCCGGGCCCCCACGGCCACCATCCTCATCTACGAGGCCGACGGTGCCGCCGTCACCGGCGTAGCCAACGACCTTTACGATGCCGGGCAGCTCTACCTCGGCGCGCGCTGCCTCGCCGCGGCCCCCGCCGTGCGCCTCTACAAGCCTCGCGGGGGGAGCAGCACTGTCGCCTCCCTCCCGGACGCGCACACCGCCCACGACACCTGGAAGGGCGTCACGGTGAAGTGGACCTCCACCGCGCGCCCCGTCGACGTGTATCGCGGCGGCCAGGGCCCCTCCGGCGGTGGCGTCCACCGCAGCCTCGAGCTCCAGTTCGTGCGTCAGCACCGCGACTTCGTCCACGACAGCTACATCCCCCACGTCATGGACGAGGCCACCAGGGTGCGGCTCACGTCGCGGGAGCGCAGGCTCTACACCAACGGCGAGGAGTACCAGCGCCTCTGGACCTCCCACGCATTCTCCCACCCCTCCACGTTCGACACACTCGCCGTGGACCCGGCGCTCCGCGAGGAGATCCGTGCCGACCTGCTCCGCTTCGCGTCCCGGCGGGAGCACTACGCGCGCGTCGGCCGCGCGTGGAAGCGCGGGTACCTGCTCCACGGCCCTCCCGGCACCGGCAAGACCAGCCTCGTCGCGGCGATCGCCAACCTCCTCATGTTCGACGTCTACGACCTAGAGCTCACAACCGTGGCCACCAACTCCCACCTCCGCCGCCTGCTCGTCTCCACCACGCCCAAGTCCGTCGTCGTAGTCGAGGACATCGACTGCTCCCTCGACCTCTCCGACCGCAGGAAGAAGGGCGGCGGTAGTATCGTCGACCAAGACGACGACGACAACAACGCGGCGATTGGGCGGGAGGAGTCCATAAGCCTCTCCGGCGTTCTCAACTTCGTGGACGGGCTCTGGTCTTCCTGCGTCGGCGAGCGCCTGATAATCTTCACCACCAACCACCCGGAGCGGCTCGACCCGGCGCTGGTCCGCCCAGGCCGCATGGACCGCAAGATCGAGCTCGGATACTGCTCGCCCGCCGCGCTCCGCGTGCTCGCCAAGAACTACCTCGGAGTTGGCGAGGATACCGACGACGAAGTGAACGGCCTCATGGCCCAGGCCGAGGGCCTGCTCGCCGCTGATGACGACGTGCGCATCACGCCCGCCGACATCGGCGAGGTGTTCATGGGATGCGACGGCGCGGGCGCCTCCGCCGCCTTGAGGAAGCTCGTCGGCGAGCTGCGCCGCAGGAGAGATCACGCACCTGCCCCGGCCGTAGACGCGCTAGCTGCAGCCGAGACGATGGAGTAA